The following proteins come from a genomic window of Diorhabda carinulata isolate Delta chromosome X, icDioCari1.1, whole genome shotgun sequence:
- the LOC130901933 gene encoding class A basic helix-loop-helix protein 15-like: MRSLEMTASWNEEDEDVEVEDMELRKHPNDGRDDLTESSSDEATEKKRRKHGGSASSGSASSGTTIRRRKTCISARERNLRRLESNERERMRMHSLNDAFEQLREVIPHIKMERKLSKIETLTLAKNYIMALTNVICDMRGEEKHYTFVQDMESDGGEMDLNNGLDDTSSTEPNNNNIYQQNLEATSDNHILNNR; this comes from the exons ATGCGATCTTTGGAAATGACTGCGTCATGGAATGAAGAAGATGAGGATGTAGAAGTTGAAGACATGGAACTCCGAAAGCACCCAAATGACGGAAGAGATGATCTCACAGAATCAAGCAGTGATGAAGCAACTGAAAAAAAGAGACGAAAACATGGAG GAAGCGCATCTAGTGGCAGTGCCTCAAGTGGAACCACAATTCGACGGCGGAAAACGTGCATCAGTGCGAGAGAGAGAAATTTAAGAAGACTGGAAAGTAATGAAAGAGAGAGAATGAGGATGCATTCACTAAACGATGCGTTTGAA cAACTCAGAGAAGTCATTCCACACATTAAAATGGAAcgaaaactatcaaaaatagaAACTTTAACGTtagcaaaaaattatataatggcGTTAACTAACGTCATTTGTGACATGCGAGGAGAAGAGAAACATTATAC ATTCGTCCAAGATATGGAAAGCGATGGAGGTGAAATGGATTTAAATAATGGTTTAGATGACACGTCGAGTACGGAGCCTAATAACAACAACATATACCAACAAAATTTAGAGGCCACTTCAGATAATCATATATTGAACAATCGTTAA